From one Anopheles cruzii chromosome 3, idAnoCruzAS_RS32_06, whole genome shotgun sequence genomic stretch:
- the LOC128270464 gene encoding uncharacterized protein LOC128270464: protein MVTRECVTTIRSLSGSRSYPVKFYVIPDLPDLPHQTIALSDTDVPAELSYADDRFNVAGPIDAILGAGVYFASLTPGLRRNEQGLTIQNSVFGWLVGGLLQGDVADGVRSHQCGVATAEEDLRRSIERFWQVEDASLPQAVISTEISSPDLEAFFKETTSLAPDGRYVVRIPLRGELGQLGDSYQHGVKRLLALERKLERHSETYDEYRAFMREYVDLGHMTPIAPSDADRVIYVIPHSCVIKPESSTTKLRVVFDASAKSSTGVALNDLQVIGPVLQPDLLHIWLDFHLHTVVVTADIAKMYRQVWVSDEDTWTQCILWRDGKDDPIQTYRLRTVTYGEAASSYLACRALLEAGHEARAGNPQVADAIQRGFYVDNLSLGASTPDELRALCSGVEQTLLRRGMPLRKWASNEVEVLRHVPQEHREAPVKIGDREAVRMLGLSWCPTDDTFQLVIHEDVLQFAEQLTKRNLISKISKLYDPVGIMQPVIITAKVMMQDLWREDLAWDDYVSPTTTQQWNEFTAQLPLLRKLHLPRMAAPSAPTTLRVDGFCDASVKAYGCVVYVTFEDDKGHRITRLLCAKSRVAPLKTMTLPRLELQAAVLLAELYVRIRDVFGSRVVETCWWSDSQVALTWLRSDNTRWDVFVRNRVAKVQAATATTDWRYVPTKLNPADIVSRGITARKLIRPDVMTFWLNGPSFVQAGCHGLLEPFPSTDLAVLDEGLPQATLLVAITGPDCDDLIAQYSHHCALGKTRRHFAWLGRAVNNFKAKSASLRAKNPDLSASYGPMTLAAQEDGLRRILLRMQTTVHPNEVREMQMTGNITPTSRLQHLNPAVHLEVVDDQSTQAFISGLMRFVSLRGRPNIKVAKRLLKAASRGARLRLIEMQTFMHQISAILNSRPLTATHNGDRVQTIDTGKGEQRPGFGPWVLAKSDPASGQEHEAAVNT, encoded by the exons ATGGTCACGCGTGAATGCGTCACCACCATAAGAAGCCTCAGCGGAAGTCGCAGCTACCCGGTGAAGTTCTACGTGATCCCGGACTTGCCCGACCTTCCCCACCAGACGATCGCATTGAGCGATACTGACGTCCCGGCAGAACTATCGTACGCTGATGATCGCTTCAACGTAGCCGGCCCAATTGACGCAATATTGGGTGCTGGGGTGTATTTTGCCTCGCTTACACCCGGCTTGAGACGAAACGAGCAAGGACTCACCATCCAGAACTCCGTGTTTGGGTGGCTCGTGGGTGGCTTACTCCAGGGCGATGTGGCCGATGGCGTGAGGTCGCATCAATGCGGAGTGGCCACAGCGGAAGAAGACCTCAGACGGAGCATCGAGAGGTTCTGGCAGGTGGAGGACGCGTCCCTACCCCAAGCCGTGATTTCGACGGAAATCTCCTCACCGGACCTCGAGGCCTTCTTCAAGGAGACGACGTCGTTGGCACCGGACGGCCGATACGTCGTCCGAATTCCCTTACGGGGGGAGCTAGGACAGCTGGGCGACTCCTACCAGCACGGAGTGAAGCGCTTACTAGCCCTCGAGCGCAAGCTAGAACGCCACTCCGAGACGTATGACGAGTACCGGGCGTTCATGCGTGAGTACGTGGACCTCGGACACATGACGCCGATCGCACCGAGTGACGCCGACCGGGTAATCTACGTGATACCCCACTCGTGCGTCATCAAGCCGGAGTCGTCGACCACGAAGCTGCGTGTAGTGTTCGACGCCAGCGCCAAGTCGTCTACCGGAGTAGCACTCAACGACCTGCAGGTCATTGGGCCTGTTTTGCAGCCAGATCTGCTGCACATTTGGCTTGATTTCCATTTACACACGGTGGTAGTGACGGCTGACATCGCGAAGATGTATCGCCAAGTGTGGGTGTCTGACGAAGACACTTGGACGCAGTGCATCCTTTGGCGCGACGGCAAGGACGATCCCATCCAGACGTACAGACTGCGCACCGTAACGTACGGCGAGGCCGCTTCCTCGTACTTAGCCTGCAGAGCGCTGCTAGAGGCCGGACATGAGGCGCGTGCTGGAAACCCGCAAGTCGCTGACGCAATCCAGCGAGGGTTCTACGTGGACAACCTGTCGCTGGGCGCCTCTACACCCGACGAGCTACGTGCCCTGTGCTCGGGAGTGGAGCAAACGCTACTTCGCCGCGGCATGCCGCTGCGGAAGTGGGCGTCCAACGAAGTAGAGGTACTGCGCCACGTGCCGCAGGAGCATCGGGAGGCTCCTGTTAAAATCGGCGATCGCGAGGCTGTGCGCATGCTCGGACTGTCATGGTGCCCAACTgatgacacgtttcagttggTCATACATGAGGACGTACTTCAGTTCGCGGAGCAATTGACGAAGCGCAACCTCATCTCCAAGATCTCTAAGCTGTACGATCCAGTCGGGATCATGCAGCCAGTGATCATCACTGCGAAAGTGATGATGCAAGATCTCTGGCGAGAAGATCTTGCATGGGACGACTACGTGTCACCCACGACGACCCAACAGTGGAACGAGTTCACGGCGCAACTCCCACTCTTGAGGAAGCTGCACCTCCCACGAATGGCAGCGCCTAGCGCACCGACGACTCTACGTGTCGACGGTTTCTGCGACGCATCCGTAAAGGCCTATGGATGCGTGGTCTACGTGACCTTTGAAGACGATAAGGGCCACCGGATAACGCGCTTGCTATGCGCTAAATCCAGGGTGGCCCCTCTAAAAACAATGACGTTGCCACGTCTAGAATTGCAAGCGGCAGTTCTATTAGCCGAACTCTACGTGAGAATTCGGGACGTTTTCGGCTCCCGTGTCGTCGAGACGTGTTGGTGGTCCGATTCGCAGGTAGCGCTAACCTGGCTTCGCTCGGACAACACCCGGTGGGACGTCTTCGTAAGGAACCGAGTCGCCAAAGTCCAGGCAGCTACCGCGACCACCGACTGGCGCTACGTGCCCACCAAACTTAACCCGGCCGACATCGTTTCCCGAGGCATCACGGCAAGGAAGCTGATCCGTCCAGACGTTATGACGTTCTGGCTGAACGGTCCATCATTCGTTCAAGCTGGATGTCATGGGCTACTCGAGCCATTCCCATCTACAGATCTCGCCGTGTTGGACGAAGGGCTGCCACAAGCTACGTTGCTAGTGGCTATCACGGGGCCCGATTGCGACGACCTGATAGCGCAATACTCACACCATTGCGCCTTGGGAAAGACGCGCCGACACTTCGCCTGGCTAGGACGTGCGGTCAACAATTTCAAGGCGAAGTCGGCCTCGCTACGTGCGAAGAATCCTGACCTTTCAGCGAGTTACGGTCCCATGACGCTCGCCGCCCAAGAAGATGGGCTGCGACGCATCTTGCTACGGATGCAGACGACGGTCCATCCGAATGAAGTACGCGAGATGCAAATGACGGGCAACATCACGCCAACGAGTCGACTCCAGCACCTCAACCCG GCTGTCCACCTTGAAGTGGTAGACGACCAATCCACACAGGCCTTCATCTCCGGCCTTATGCGCTTCGTGTCGCTGCGTGGAAGGCCTAACATCAAGGTGGCCAAGCGACTGCTGAAGGCGGCCTCCCGTGGCGCGCGATTGAGGCTGATCGAGATGCAGACGTTCATGCACCAGATCTCAGCGATCCTCAATTCGCGGCCGCTTACAGCCACAC ACAACGGTGATCGGGTTCAGACCATCGACACCGGTAAAGGGGAGCAGCGACCCGGTTTCGGACCATGGGTGCTGGCCAAGAGTGACCCGGCTTCGGGCCAGGAGCATGAGGCAGCGGTGAACACGTAA
- the LOC128274388 gene encoding keratinocyte proline-rich protein-like codes for MRSIDVVETAITSARRIAGATANVASAIEDGLLVSIVLSKLDEDSLARVARRADQQAIPTWKELRDELDKMANQLHYEPKRSKEAGSRAPCPKTPHAPSAPRKTAYVALTPKSAPTPAPTPAPTPAPTPAPKPAPKPAPKPAPKLAPSPTPRGSGDAKPRRQCYAWDQTGHESNFCPELRARSALECVNYIMERGKCVNCFSRTHKATDCPSAKRCQHCQAKYHTILCSSAVYLEEKR; via the coding sequence ATGCGCAGCATAGACGTGGTGGAGACGGCCATCACGTCAGCCCGACGCATCGCTGGCGCGACCGCTAACGTGGCATCCGCAATCGAGGACGGGCTCCTCGTGAGCATCGTGCTAAGCAAGTTGGATGAGGATAGCCTGGCCAGAGTCGCTCGCCGGGCAGACCAGCAAGCGATCCCTACGTGGAAGGAGCTTAGGGACGAGCTCGATAAAATGGCAAATCAGCTCCATTATGAGCCGAAGCGCTCGAAGGAGGCAGGCTCCCGTGCCCCATGCCCCAAAACCCCTCACGCTCCTTCCGCGCCGCGGAAGACAGCCTACGTGGCTCTCACACCCAAGTCAGCGCCGACGCCCGCACCGACGCCCGCGCCGACGCCCGCGCCGACGCCCGCGCCGAAGCCCGCGCCGAAGCCCGCGCCGAAGCCCGCGCCGAAGCTCGCACCGTCACCAACTCCACGCGGAAGCGGGGACGCCAAGCCGCGGCGGCAATGTTACGCCTGGGACCAGACAGGTCACGAAAGTAATTTCTGCCCAGAGCTGCGGGCGCGCTCAGCTTTGGAGTGCGTCAATTATATTATGGAACGTGGCAAGTGCGTCAACTGCTTCTCACGTACCCACAAGGCAACGGACTGCCCGTCGGCAAAGAGATGTCAGCACTGCCAAGCAAAGTATCACACCATCTTGTGCAGCTCAGCAGTGTACCTCGAGGAAAAGAGATGA